A stretch of DNA from Natrinema halophilum:
TCGAATCGTAATTATGGGCCGATCTGAGACGTACTTCCTGCTGCGACTGATCCGGCCTGACTGAGCAGGACGAACAGGGTGAACAGGGCGCCGATCATTCGTGGGTGCTTTGCGAGGTAGTCTTTCATGCTGTCTTTCGCGGACATTGCATTCCATCGGTTGTCGCCTGTGGAAATAAATTTTTCTAATAGTTACGTATACGAATTTTTATGAATCAAGGACCGTCTCTGCTGGACAACCGAAAGCACCGTTGAATCGACGTTCTATCGCCGTCCACAGGGGATGAGGGCCGCAGACGCCACGGCGTCGCGGATTCGTCGCCCGCAGTAGCCGGGCGACTTCGCCAACCTGTTCGGTCGCATCGGCGGTACAGATTGGTAACCGATCCGTCCCCGCGCGGATGCACGCATTTCGACCAACAGCGGTGATAGCAACCGTTTAGCCGGTCAGCCGACCAGCCGACCAGCCGACCAGCCGACCAGCCGACCAGCCGATCAGTCGGTCACGACAGCTACCGAGCCGCGTGTAGCTACGTAGATCCCCGCGCCCAAACTGCCACGATGTCACTGTTCACGGAGGTATAAAAATAGTACGGACAGTCACTTGATGCTACGCATCGTCATCAGGGAGTGACATCCTCGTCAGCCTACCAGCGGTCGCTGTAGACGCAACTCATATCATTTGACGGGGAGAGGTAACGCCCTCGAGACGCCATCGCGTCTGGTACGGGTCGTCGACGCGGTGTGCGTTTACGAACCCTGCGCCCAACTCGAGAGCATGGTGCGATCCCGAGTGTCTGGCGCGGTCTCAATATCGTGGTGTCCCTTCGCAACTACCTAGGTTCGCCAGTTTCGGCTTTAGATGCTGAAACCCACCGAAGCAACGTTTGCTCGTGGATAGACTCCGTCGACGTATCTCACGATGTACTCGATGTGGTGTCGATGAGTCAGGAGTGGATCGGCGTCGGACCGGGTCAAACACGTAGTCACGACGATAGTTATCCCTCTTTCAAAACGCTCCCTGTCGCTCTGGACGACACCAGCGACGCGTCACCACACACGAA
This window harbors:
- a CDS encoding DUF7503 family protein — its product is MSAKDSMKDYLAKHPRMIGALFTLFVLLSQAGSVAAGSTSQIGP